GAACGACACGCGGACACCGGCCGCGCGGGCGCGTTCGATCGCGGCGAAGACCGTCGCACGCGCCGAGTCCGAGATCGCGAGAGTGACCCCGGTGACGTGCAGGAGCCGTGCGTGCTCGAGCTCGATGCCCGCGAGATCAGAGGGGGTCAGCCGACTTCCCGCGCTGCCTGCGCGGTAGTAGGAGACGACTGTCGAGCCTGCTCGAGGGGTCTCCTTGAGCATGAGACCCGTCGCCGCTGCCTCGTCGACGATGGCGTGCACATCGACGCCTTCGCCTCGGAGGTCGCGGATGACCCGACGGCCGATGCTGTCGTCGCCGACGCGTCCCAGCCAGCTGACGTCCACGCCCAGTCGGGCCAGGCCGATCGCGACGTTCCCCTCGGCGCCGCCGGTGTCGATCTCCGCGCTACCGATCTGGGTGAAGGATCCGATGCCGGCTCCGCGCACCAGTCCCATGCTCTCGCCGAGAGTCACCACGTGTGCCATGTCAGCCCTTTGCGATGGCAGCCGCCTCAGCGGCGAGGTCACGAATCGCGTCGGCGGCACCGGCCGCGATGGCCGCACGCGGCACCATCCAACTGCCGCTCACGGCGAACACCGAAGGGAGAGTGAGATAGTCGACGAAGTTGTCGAGGCTGACGCCACCGCTGGGCACGAACCGCATCTCGGGGAACGGCCCGGACAGTGCCTCGATCAGCTTCGGCCCACCGAGCACGCCGGCAGGGAACAGCTTGACCCGGGTGACGCGGGCCGCGTGGGCCCGCTGCACTTCGGTCGCTGTCGCGACCCCCGGGATGAACGGGATGCCGCGTGCCTGCGCGCGAGCCACGCTCTCCACGTCGAGGCCCGGGCTGACGAGGTAGTTCGCGCCGGCCTCGATGGCGGCGTCGGCGTCCGCCGCGCCGAGGATCGTCCCCGCGCCCACGACGAACCCGTCCACACGCGACATCGCCGCGATCGCCTCGAGCGCCGCAGGGGTGCGCAGCGTCACTTCGGCCGTAGGGATGCCGCCCTCGGTGAGGGCCCGTGCCACTGGAGCGGCGTGTCGCGGGTCGTCGATGACGACGACCGGCACGATGCGAACGCGCTCGATCGCGAGCACTGCGTCCTCGT
This genomic interval from Microbacterium sp. 4R-513 contains the following:
- a CDS encoding sugar kinase, which gives rise to MAHVVTLGESMGLVRGAGIGSFTQIGSAEIDTGGAEGNVAIGLARLGVDVSWLGRVGDDSIGRRVIRDLRGEGVDVHAIVDEAAATGLMLKETPRAGSTVVSYYRAGSAGSRLTPSDLAGIELEHARLLHVTGVTLAISDSARATVFAAIERARAAGVRVSFDVNHRSRLWSTETARPVLREATALADILFAGDDEAAIVLDAETPPCLEETAEALASLGPREVVLKHGAAGASAWLEGVLTSAPAVAVPVVDTVGAGDAFVAGYLSELLAEAPTEKRLGTATRTGAFACRHPGDWQGAARLAELAHLEADPVTR
- the eda gene encoding bifunctional 4-hydroxy-2-oxoglutarate aldolase/2-dehydro-3-deoxy-phosphogluconate aldolase — its product is MSDEDAVLAIERVRIVPVVVIDDPRHAAPVARALTEGGIPTAEVTLRTPAALEAIAAMSRVDGFVVGAGTILGAADADAAIEAGANYLVSPGLDVESVARAQARGIPFIPGVATATEVQRAHAARVTRVKLFPAGVLGGPKLIEALSGPFPEMRFVPSGGVSLDNFVDYLTLPSVFAVSGSWMVPRAAIAAGAADAIRDLAAEAAAIAKG